AAGGGGGCGTAGCCTATCAGTTGGAAACGCATTACGGCGTGCTGCTGCCCAAGGCGATGGAAAAGCCCTTTAGCCTTGTCGTTCAAAAGGAGGCCGAGGCCACGGGGGCCGAGGTCGATCCCCGAAGGATTTGGGAAATCTTCCATCAAGAATACCTGAATGACCCACGCGCGGTGGTTCGCTATGTCGGCCATACCTTGTGCGACGCGCCGGATTCGGGGCTTCAGGGCGTATCGTTGACGGTCGCTGTCAAAGGGCAAGAGATGACATTCCAAGGCGAAGGCAATGGCCCGATTGATGCGGCTGTTCATGCCTTGGCGTTGCCCGTCGATGTTCGCGTGTATGAAGAGCGCTCTTTGGGGCAGGGGTCTAACGCGCCCGCCTTGGCTTGGGTCGAGATGGCCGCGAAGGGTCAGGCCGCTCCGTTTTTCGGTGTGGGCCTTAACGACAACACCGTCACGGCGTCGATTCAGGCCGTTGTCAGTGCCGTCAATCAGGCCGTTAAACAGGGTGGCGTTGACATAACCGTGCCTTGCCGTAAGGCACGGCCTCAAACAAAAGGGGTTCAAAAGCTGATTGTTTAAGAAAAAGCAAGGGACGGTTCTTAACGGGGCTGTCCCTTGCCTTTTTCCTGTTTGCGCCCTCTTGTGCTTTGCGGGTTTAGCCCGTAAAGTCCCGCCCATGACGAAAACAACCGATCCTCAGGGGCTTGCCTTGCCGCCCGACATTGCGGCGATGAGCTTTGAAGAAGCGATGGCCGAGTTAGAGAAACTTGTCCGCCAGCTTGAAGATGGTCGTGCCAAGCTTGACGACGCCATCGGCGCGTATGAGCGCGGCGCGCTTCTTAAACGCCATCTTGCGGCCAAGCTGCAAGAGGCGCAAACGCGCATCGAGTCCATCACGGTACTGGATGACGGCTCGGTCAAAACGTCCCCCCTTTAACCCGCTTGTTTTAAGAAAAAGAGAAAAGACCACCATGCCTTCGATCAGCCCCTCCCTTTCTGCCGCCATGGTTCATGCGGCGTCTTCTGTCGTTGAAACGATGGAGCGTATCCTTCCCAAGTCCGAGTTTGCCGAACAGAAACTGTTCGATGCCATGCGCTACAGCGTTCTTGGCGGCGGCAAGCGCTTGCGTCCGTTTCTCGTCTTGAACACCGCGCAGATTTTCGGCGTGGATGAAGATTGTGCCCTTCGCGCGGCGGCGGCCATCGAATGTCTGCACTGCTATTCTTTGGTGCATGATGATTTGCCCGCCATGGACAATTCCGAGCTGCGTCGTGGCCAGCCGACAGTGCATATCAAATTTGATGAAGCGACAGCCGTGTTGGCGGGTGATGCCTTGCTGACCATCGCGTTTGAGATTCTGGCCGATCCCCGCACGCATGAGGATCCCAATGTGCGCTGTGCGTTGGTGTCGGCGCTGGCGCGGGCGTCGGGTGCGAATGGCATGATTGGGGGGCAGATGCTCGACCTTATCGCCGAAACGACGGCGCTCGATATCGGCGCGATCACGCGCTTGCAGCGCATGAAAACGGGCGAGTTGATTGCTTGCTCCACCGAATTGGGCGGCCTTTTGGGTAAGGCCTCACAGCAGCATTTGGCGGCGCTTCGTGCCTATGCGCATGATCTGGGCCTCGCGTTTCAGATTATCGACGATCTTTTGGATGCCGAAGGCACACCAGGGGAAACGGGCAAGCCGACAGGGCGCGATGAAAAGGCGGGCAAGGCGACGTTCGTTACCATCCTTGGCGCTGACCGCGCTCGTCATCAGGCGAAACTTTTGTCCGAGCAAGCTATTCAGCATCTTAGCATTTTCGAAGGCCGCGCCAAAAACCTTGAGGACGTCGCCCGCTTTGTCGTGGATCGCAAGGCCTAACTTAACCGGCAATCAAACTGCGAAGCCATGCCACAAAGGTTCTTTTGGGAGGTCTTTTAGGAGCGTGGGGTTTTGCGGCTTTGGGGTGGCTCTTGGCGACGAAGGTCAGAATTTCCGCTTTTGTAAGGTGGCGTGGTTTTTGATCATCCTCGCAACGGGCTACAAGAACAGCGGCCACCGAAGGCCACTGTTTTTTGATTTCAGAGGGTTCTTTGACCGTCACACTAGTGCCATCTGGACTTAACTCCCCTAAAATGAGATAGGGAAAACAGGCATAGCCTGTGTCTGTGCAGCCCGCAGGGCCAAAATAGGCGTCTGTCATGAAAAGCCTCCAAATGTTGACATAGCGCCACTCCAAAAGCCCCAAAAGTGCGACCGCGCTCCGCGCGGACAGAAAGAAAATGATTAAATAACTAGAGGGTTAACGCCGTACGCACCATGAGGCTAGGCGCACGATTGAAGTCTATAAGGCTCCAGTCGCGGTCCCCGCCCCTGAAAGCGACGATCCGTACATCGAAAGGACTGCCGGGACGGGGCGAACTGGTTAAAACCCATCCGGCATATTTAAACATTTTCTTAAATGCGCCTTTGTTTCTCTTTTCGTACGCTGCATATACAATATCAAACGGTGCGATAACCGTTTTACCTTTGCGCAACCCCTGTCTCGCATCATAGGTATACGGATCAGCAACGTATCCATTCTGTAGATTACCTGTCATTTTCACGGTTTGATTGAACGTCAGATCATCATTTGTTAGATCAACAACAAAGATGGGTTTTTCGCCTACGCCATTCCCCAAATCAAAGTAGCCAAGGAACAAACCTTCTTCATTACCATATTTTTTACCGATATACGAATCCGAGATTCTTACCGAATTCTCAGTGACTGCGGTTGTCGAAGTGACGGATGCGCCGACAGAAACCATGTTTGTCGGTGGAACAAGTTGGTCGACTATGTCTCTAACCTCGTCAGGAGACTCAGTAATAAGGGCTGTTAAAAAAGCCCTCCCGGCGGCGGTAATTTTGCATGACATAAAAAACTCCTATAAAAAATATGTTCGACCATGATTATTGAGAGGCGACAGGATGAAAGCAATAAGAATCTATAATTAATTTTCAGAAGCTTGAACGCACCAATACACACACCAAGTGTCCCTTTTTCTTATTTTATGCCCCATTTTAATAAGAAGAGGGTTCTTAAGCCGTCCCCTTTATCATAATTTAACAAAATTCCTTGTAAATGGCCTGCGCCTAGCGAATAAAAAGGAAGTATATCCAAAACAGGTCAAGAGTTGATCATTGGAACAAAACAAACGGGATGCCCGCTTTCGCGGGCATGACGGGGTTTTTGTTTTGTTTTAATCCTACTCGCGTCATCCCCGCGAAAGCGGGGATCCCGTTTTCTTTTGACTATCTTGCTCAATTATCCCAACTCTTGAAGCGGAAGGGATATATGTTAAAGGATTCCTATGAAAAAAGCAGAAATCACCTCCCGCGCTATTGCCTTTGATATTTTGCAAATGGTTTTGCGAAAGGGGCAGGCCTTAGATGAAGTTATGGCGCGTCATGAGCCTCTCTCCGCCTTGGAAAAACGTGACCGCGCTTTTGTCCACGCCCTTGTGGCCTGCACGCTCCGGCGCTTGGGACAGATTGACGCGGCGGTTAAGGCTTGCCTTGAAAAACCGCAAGAGGTCAAAGCTATTGTTATGGATCTTTTGCGTCTTGGCGCGGCGCAAATCTTGTTTTTGGGAACGCCCCATCACGCCGCCGTCGATACGATTGTCGAGGTTGCGGCGGCGGGCAGTGCTACCCTTCCTTACAAAGGCTTGATCAACGCCGTTTTGCGTCGCCTGACCCGCGAGGGAGAAGCGATGGTCAAGGCGCAAGATGCCGCGCGGCTTAACACGCCCGATTGGCTCTGGCTGTCGTGGCGGCAGGCTTATGGAACAGCGTTGGCGCGGGAAATCGCGCTGGCTCATTTAGGGGAAGCGCAGACCGATCTTTCGGTCAAAAGCGATCCGCAGGATTGGGCGAAAAAGCTTGGTGCGACCTTGCTGCCGACGGGAAGCCTGCGCCTTGATGGTGGCGTCGCGATTCAGGATTTGGAAGGATTTGAGGAAGGCGCGTGGTGGGTACAAGATGCCGCTGCGGCGATTCCCGCCACACTTTTAAAGGACATTGATGGCCACCGTGTTATGGATCTTTGCGCCGCTCCGGGTGGAAAAACATTACAACTCGCCGCGCGCGGCGCGCGCGTGTCAGCGGTGGATCGCTCGGAAAAGCGGCTTGTACGGCTGAATGAAAATCTGGCGCGAACCAAGCTGGAAGCTGCTGTTTTTTGCGCTGATGCGTTGACTCTCAAGCTGGGCGATAAGGTGCATAATGTTCTTTTGGATGCGCCGTGCAGCGCGACGGGCACAATCCGCCGTCATCCCGATGTGCAGCGCCTTAAGACGCCAGAGGATGTAACGCGTATGGCCGATTTGCAGCGCCGTCTTTTGGATCATGTGGCGGCGGATGTTTTGGCCGCAGACGGCACGATGATCTATGCCGTCTGCTCCTTGCAGCCCGAAGAGGCCGAGGGGCAGGTGGAGGCTTTCCTAGAACGCCACCCGCGATTCAGGCGCGATCCCATTCTGGCCGAAGAAATTGGGGAAAGCAGCGCCCTCTTGACGCCCGTAGGCGATGTTCGCTGCCTGCCCTGTCACTGGCCAGAAAAGGGTGGCCTTGATGGCTTTTTCGTGGCAAGGTTAACAAAAAGAGGAGCTTAGCCCCCATAACCTTGTTGGGGGTGGTTTTTTTGGCAATCGATTCAATTGGTTGCCATTGTGTGTTGTAGCCTACGTCAGATAAAATGATTCAAAAAAACGGGATCCCCGCTTTCGCGGGGATGACGGTAAGGGGTTAAATTAAAACATAAATCCTGTCATTCCCGCGCCCTCGTCCCGCCGCGCTTGCGGCGGGCGAAAGGGCAAAGCGGGAATCCAGTTTGTTTTCTTTTTTTATGATCACTTTATCGGAGATAGGCTATAAGAATTTCTTTACTTAACGATCCTATCCTGACGCCTTCACTTTTTGTCGTTTTCTTCCTGTCCCTTAACCAATGAGGTTCTTTCCATAAAAAAAACAGCCCTTTTACTATCGCTCTCTCTTTTTCTGATACCGTCTTTCGCCCAGGCGGCGGTTAATTTTGGCGTTGCCTTTAATCGGGGTGAGCTGAAATGCCGCGAGGAATGGGCTGAAATGATCCGCTATCTTGAAAAAGAAGTAGGGGAACCCGTCACTTTATTTCCTGTCAACATCGACTCGGCTATTCAGGCTTTTACCGATAAAAAAGTTGATTATCTTGTGACCAACCCCGTGATCGCTGTCGTTATTCACGAAAAACACAGGGCGCAACCGTTGGTGTCGATGAACACCAAAAAGGGAACTGAGTTTGGAGGAGTCATCTTTGCCAACAAGGCCAGCGGCATCACGAAGCCTGAAGACATGAAGGGCAAGAAAGTCATGTCCTATACCAAGGACTCGGCTGGCGCGTACACTTTTCAGGTTTATGAGCTGATGAAAAAGGGGATCAATCCGGAAAAGGATTTTGCCTCTTTTGTCATTGCCAAAAAACAGGATAGCATTGCTCTGGCGGTGAAGGCTGGCTTATTCGATGCTGGCTTTGCCCGCACGGGCATCTTGGAAGCGCTAGTTAAAAGCGGTGCGGTCAGCATGGATGATTTCGTGATCGTCAATCAGGTCAAGGATGCCTTCCCCGAAGTGCATTCAACGCCGCTTTATCCCGAATGGATGATCCTTGCGCAAGAGGGGGCCGACCCTGCTATCACACAGAAGCTCAAGACCGTGCTTTTGGGTGTGAAGGCCGATTCGCCTGAAGCGCAAAAAGCCGAGATCCAAGGGTTTGTTGCACCGCTTGATCTTGCTGCGCTGACGACAGTTCTGAAAGAGCTTAAGGCCCCACCTTTTGATCAATAAGAGATGTTTTGAAAGCCCCTTTGTTTCACGGCTACGAAATCAGGTTAACAAACGCCTTAAAATCACCCTCCCACATGGGGCGGGCGATTTTTATGACATTCTCCTTCGTCATTAACCTAAGTTCGTGTTTTTGAACAGAAGCTCTTGTTTTTTATAGGGCTAGACCTTAGGGTCTTGTCATGAAACAAACCCTGCGCCTTGCCCCGTCCATTCTCTCTGCCGATTTTTCCTGTTTGGGGGAGGAGGTTCGCGCTATCGATAAGGCTGGCGCGGATTTGATCCATATCGATGTGATGGATGGCCATTTCGTTCCGAACCTGACCATCGGCCCTGCCGTTGTTCAGGCGCTGCGTCCCCACACCGCCAAGTTGTTCGATGTCCATCTTATGATTGCGCCAGCCGATCCCTTTATCGAGGCCTTTGCCAAGGCAGGCGCGGATATCATCACGGTGCATCCGGAAAGCGGCCCTCATCTGCACCGCACGCTTCAAACCATTAAGGCCTTGGGCAAGAAGGCGGGCGTGGCCCTTAATCCCGCGACGTCCTTGTCCGTGATCGAAGGCCTTTGGGGTGATATCGATCTTGTGCTGGTGATGTCGGTGAATCCCGGATTTGGCGGGCAGTCCTTTATCGACTCCCAACTTGAAAAAATTAAAGCGCTGCGGGCGATGATCGATGCCAGCGGGCGCGTTATTGATCTTGAGGTTGATGGCGGGATCAATATAGAAACAGCGCCGCAAGTGGTTTTGGCTGGAGCCGATATACTGGTGGCGGGTACGGCCGCATTTGCCGGCGGCGCGGCGCGATATGCTGCCAATCTGGCCGCGCTGCGCGGTTAAACAAGGGGACTTGGGCGCGTATGGATAATAGCCCCGTTAAGATGCTTCAACAAATCAGACGGCGCGTTCAGGCCGTTACTTATGGCAACCCTCTTTATCGCCTGATGCTTGATCAAGGCTCTGTGCCGGATCGGTTGAGGCTTTCCATCCCTGATCCTTGGCCGGGTGATGCCAAGCTAGGGCAGGCGCTGATCGCCAGTCAGCCCGCTCTTTTTGATGATGCAGCTCCCTTTGGCGAGATGGGGCGGAAAAGCCTTCTTACGTTTGATTTTCTGCGCGATCTGCGGGCGGTCGGGAGCGATCTGGCGCGGCGTAAGGCCGTTTCCATGATTCACGAATGGCTAGAGGATCAAGAAGAATGGGATGAAGATGCGTGGGCCCCCGATGTGCTGGGCGCACGCCTTGCCAACTGGATTGCCTTTTTTGACTTTTATGGCAGTGCGGCCAGTCATGACTTTACGAAGAAAATGATTGTCAGCATGGTGCGCCAATTGCGCCATTTGATCCATGTCGCACCCGCCCACTTAACGGGGATTGAAGGACTTTGCGCGATCAAGGGGCTGGTCTATGGCGGTCTGGCGTTGATTGATGGGCAGCGAGCCTTGGGAATCGCGCTGACTCTACTGACCCGCCAGATCGATGCCGAAGTTTTGCCCGATGGCGGCACTGTTTTTCGCAATCCCGTCCTTCATGCCGAGATGCTGCGTCTTTTGATCGATTTGCGCACGGCTTTGCGCGTGGCACAGATGGAAATGCCCGCCGAGTTGACCTTGGCAATTGCGCGGATGGTTCCCGCGCTTAAGTTTTTCCGGCATGGCGATGGGGGGCTTGCGCTGTTTAATGGCGCACGCGAAGGGTCGGCGCTGACCCTTGATGCGACCTTGACGATGGCCGAGGTTAAGGGGCGCGTTCTCAAGCGCCTTGCCCATATGGGCTATGAGCGTTTGACAGCAGGGCGCAGCCTTCTTTTGGTGGATAGTGCTGGCCCGCCGCCGCGCCCTTATGATCAAGGGGCGCATGCGGGCCTTATGAGCTTTGAGTTTAGCGTTGGGCGCGAGCGTCTGATCACCAATTGCGGCGCACTAGAAAATCACGACCCTGCATGGCGGCGAGCCTTGGCGGCGACGGCGGCGCACAACACGGTGACACTGGGGGATACCAACGCGTGCGAGGTGTTGGTAGAGGGCGGAATAGGGCATCGTCCCCGCACCGTGGATTTGCAGCGCTATGAGCAAGAAGGCGTGCAATATGTCGATATGACTCATGACGGTTATGCGCCACGCCAGCGCGTCATGCTACAGCGTGTGCTGGCCTTGACGGAAGAGGGTGACGAGCTGCGCGGCAAAGATGTTCTGATGGGGGCCTCGGGCCGCGATTTTACGGTGCGCTGGCATATCCACCCCGATGTGAACGTGATGCTGGCGCAAGGCGGCGGCTCGGCGTTGCTTCGCACGCCTTCGGGCAGCGGGTGGCGCTTTCGGGTTCATGGAAGGTTTGGAGAAGGATTAGGGCTGGAGGCAAGCGTCTATTGCGCTCACGGGGCTCCTCGTCGTACGCTCCAGTTGTTTGTGACGGGGCGGACAACCGAGGAGCCGTTGTTTGTGGAATGGACGCTAACCCGCGAAAAAACAAAGAAAGGCAGTCGGGCATGAAAACGATTTCTTTAAAGACCAGTCAGCGTGGGTTCTCTCTGACAGAAACGGCCATTGTTTTTGGCGTGATAGGGTTAGTTCTGGCGGCCATTTGGGCGACAGCCAGTGTCGTGCGTGAGCGGCAACCCATTCAAGACACGGTTCAGCTTGTGACCGAAATTGCCAACAATGTGCGTGGCGTTTATTCGGGTTTTTCCAACTCTACGGCCGCGCCCCCGTCGACGCCGAGTGCGCAGGTTGCCGCTGGTCTTTTTCCTGACAGTGTCGTCAATAAGGCTGAGGATGATACCATCAATGCATGGGGTGGGACGTTTTTAATCCAGTTTCCTGCTGCGCCGCGCTATGGCTTTTCGATTGAGATGACCTTGCCCGCCACGATGGACAAAACCGATAGGCTTACAGCTTGTCTTGGGATGATTACGCGCTTACCTGCCACGGCGACGAATTATGGGGGTGGCTTTGCGGGGTCGCTTCCATCAGGATTGGTCGCGATTGACCCTACGCAAAATAATTCTCCTTCTCTTGCTTTTGTTCGCAATGGCGGGGCATGGGTGCCTGTCACGAAAAAAAGCGTCAATCAGATTACGACTGATACGACGGACTGCACTGGCGTCGCATTTTATTATAAGCTTTAGACGTTTTTTCGTCATCCCGCGCCCCTCTACGCCCTTCGGGCTTCGCGGGGCAGGCAGCGGATGGCGCGGAAGCGTCATACCAACCGCTATAATAAACGACACATGGACGGACGAACCCACTGCGTCATCCCGCTGACCCTGCTTCGCTCTGACGAGCTTCGCAGGGCTGAAGCCTAGCCCGGCGAAGCTGCGGAGCAGCGTAGACGGGA
This genomic stretch from Bdellovibrionales bacterium harbors:
- a CDS encoding exodeoxyribonuclease VII small subunit: MTKTTDPQGLALPPDIAAMSFEEAMAELEKLVRQLEDGRAKLDDAIGAYERGALLKRHLAAKLQEAQTRIESITVLDDGSVKTSPL
- a CDS encoding polyprenyl synthetase family protein; the protein is MPSISPSLSAAMVHAASSVVETMERILPKSEFAEQKLFDAMRYSVLGGGKRLRPFLVLNTAQIFGVDEDCALRAAAAIECLHCYSLVHDDLPAMDNSELRRGQPTVHIKFDEATAVLAGDALLTIAFEILADPRTHEDPNVRCALVSALARASGANGMIGGQMLDLIAETTALDIGAITRLQRMKTGELIACSTELGGLLGKASQQHLAALRAYAHDLGLAFQIIDDLLDAEGTPGETGKPTGRDEKAGKATFVTILGADRARHQAKLLSEQAIQHLSIFEGRAKNLEDVARFVVDRKA
- a CDS encoding transcription antitermination factor NusB is translated as MKKAEITSRAIAFDILQMVLRKGQALDEVMARHEPLSALEKRDRAFVHALVACTLRRLGQIDAAVKACLEKPQEVKAIVMDLLRLGAAQILFLGTPHHAAVDTIVEVAAAGSATLPYKGLINAVLRRLTREGEAMVKAQDAARLNTPDWLWLSWRQAYGTALAREIALAHLGEAQTDLSVKSDPQDWAKKLGATLLPTGSLRLDGGVAIQDLEGFEEGAWWVQDAAAAIPATLLKDIDGHRVMDLCAAPGGKTLQLAARGARVSAVDRSEKRLVRLNENLARTKLEAAVFCADALTLKLGDKVHNVLLDAPCSATGTIRRHPDVQRLKTPEDVTRMADLQRRLLDHVAADVLAADGTMIYAVCSLQPEEAEGQVEAFLERHPRFRRDPILAEEIGESSALLTPVGDVRCLPCHWPEKGGLDGFFVARLTKRGA
- a CDS encoding PhnD/SsuA/transferrin family substrate-binding protein; its protein translation is MSFSSCPLTNEVLSIKKTALLLSLSLFLIPSFAQAAVNFGVAFNRGELKCREEWAEMIRYLEKEVGEPVTLFPVNIDSAIQAFTDKKVDYLVTNPVIAVVIHEKHRAQPLVSMNTKKGTEFGGVIFANKASGITKPEDMKGKKVMSYTKDSAGAYTFQVYELMKKGINPEKDFASFVIAKKQDSIALAVKAGLFDAGFARTGILEALVKSGAVSMDDFVIVNQVKDAFPEVHSTPLYPEWMILAQEGADPAITQKLKTVLLGVKADSPEAQKAEIQGFVAPLDLAALTTVLKELKAPPFDQ
- the rpe gene encoding ribulose-phosphate 3-epimerase, translated to MKQTLRLAPSILSADFSCLGEEVRAIDKAGADLIHIDVMDGHFVPNLTIGPAVVQALRPHTAKLFDVHLMIAPADPFIEAFAKAGADIITVHPESGPHLHRTLQTIKALGKKAGVALNPATSLSVIEGLWGDIDLVLVMSVNPGFGGQSFIDSQLEKIKALRAMIDASGRVIDLEVDGGINIETAPQVVLAGADILVAGTAAFAGGAARYAANLAALRG
- a CDS encoding heparinase II/III family protein; translation: MDNSPVKMLQQIRRRVQAVTYGNPLYRLMLDQGSVPDRLRLSIPDPWPGDAKLGQALIASQPALFDDAAPFGEMGRKSLLTFDFLRDLRAVGSDLARRKAVSMIHEWLEDQEEWDEDAWAPDVLGARLANWIAFFDFYGSAASHDFTKKMIVSMVRQLRHLIHVAPAHLTGIEGLCAIKGLVYGGLALIDGQRALGIALTLLTRQIDAEVLPDGGTVFRNPVLHAEMLRLLIDLRTALRVAQMEMPAELTLAIARMVPALKFFRHGDGGLALFNGAREGSALTLDATLTMAEVKGRVLKRLAHMGYERLTAGRSLLLVDSAGPPPRPYDQGAHAGLMSFEFSVGRERLITNCGALENHDPAWRRALAATAAHNTVTLGDTNACEVLVEGGIGHRPRTVDLQRYEQEGVQYVDMTHDGYAPRQRVMLQRVLALTEEGDELRGKDVLMGASGRDFTVRWHIHPDVNVMLAQGGGSALLRTPSGSGWRFRVHGRFGEGLGLEASVYCAHGAPRRTLQLFVTGRTTEEPLFVEWTLTREKTKKGSRA